The nucleotide window AGAAACCCTTCAAAGCAAAACCTATCCGTGGGGAAGCCGGAGTTCACCAGTGCCGGGACAAATGCCGTAGCACCAGGTAAGCATTCTATAGCTATCCCGTGTTTTAAAGCTTCACGCACCAGGAAAAAACCCGGGTCGGAAATTGCCGGCGTACCCGCATCAGATATCAGCGCAATATTTTTGCCTTCCAATAAAAACTTAACAATCTCACTACTGCTTTGGTGCTCGTTGTGCTGATGGTGGGCAAATACGCGCCCGATAACCCCAAAATGCTTCAGCATTGGTGCCGATGTCCGCGTATCTTCAGCCAATATCAGGTCGGCCTCTTTTAATATACGGACGGCCCGGTAGGTCATATCCTCCAGGTTGCCTATGGGTGTTGGTACTAAGTATAGTTTGCCGGTTGGGTTCATGGTTCATAGATAATGGTTCATGGTATTTGGATGTACGGTTTAATTTTCGCTATGAACAATGAACCATAAACCATGAACTAATTATATCTTTGCCTAAAAAATTAAATAATGCTGCAAGTTAGTTATATCCGCGATAACAGGGAACAGGTTTTAGAACGTTTGGCTGTAAAAAATTTCAAACAGCCAGGTTTGGTTGATGAGATCATCAAATTAGATGAGCAACGCCGTTCGTTACAGATTTCCAGCGAAGACTTGCAGTCTAAAGCCAACGCATCAGCCAAACAAATTGGCGAGCTGATGCGCACAGGTAAAAAAGAGGAAGCCGAAGCTTTAAAAGGTCAAACCGGCGCCTGGAAAGAAGATATTAAAAAGTTCACTGAAGAATTAGCCGCGGTTGATGAGGCTTTACAACAAAAAATTGTGTTACTGCCTAATCTGCCGCATAGCAGCGTTCCCAAAGGCTTAACGCCCGAAGAAAACGAAGTGGTGCTGGAAAATGGGGATAAACCACAATTGCCTGCAAATGCATTGCCACACTGGGAATTGGCGGCAAAATATAACCTGATTGACTTTGAACTGGGCGTAAAGATAACCGGTGCAGGTTTCCCGGTTTATAAAGGAAAAGGCGCTAAGTTACAGCGCGCATTGATCAGCTTTTTTTTAGACGAGGCCGAGAAAGCGGGTTATGCCGAAGTAATGCTGCCGCTTTTGGTAAATGAAGCATCGGGCTTTGGTACCGGGCAATTGCCTGATAAAGAGGGACAAATGTATTTTGTTGGTTTGGATAACCTATACCTGATCCCGACCGCCGAAGTGCCTATTACCAATTTGTACCGGGATGTGATTTTAAAGGCCGACGAACTGCCGGTGAAGAATTGTGGGTATACGCCATGTTTCCGCCGCGAGGCTGGTTCATACGGTGCGCATGTGCGTGGATTGAACCGTTTGCACCAGTTTGATAAAGTGGAAATTGTGCAGGTAGTACAGCCCGAAACATCGTACGATGTACTTGAACGCATGAGCAAACATGTGCAAAGCCTGTTGCAGAAGTTGGGCTTACCCTACCGTGTACTACGCCTGTGCGGCGGTGATATGGGGTTTGCATCGGCCCTAACTTACGATATGGAAACCTGGAGCGCGGCCCAGCAACGCTGGCTGGAAGTATCATCTGTATCGAATTTTGAGACTTTTCAAAGCAACCGGCTTAAACTGCGTTACCGCAATGCTGAAGGTAAAACCCAGTTAGCGCATACATTGAATGGCAGCGCCCTGGCCCTGCCGCGTATTGTGGCTACATTGCTGGAGAACAACCAAACCGAAAACGGCATAAAAATACCTGAAGTGCTGGTGCCTTACACTCGTTTTGAGATGATTGACTAAAAGCTGGAATAAACCCAATATAAATGGCCGTAAATTAAATTTTGCGGCCTTTTTTTATTGCAGATGAAATAAAATAATAATTTATAGTACTATGTATTGCATATTACCATGTTTTATATTAGTTTTGTTTAAATCATTAAATAAATTCAAACATGAAAAAATTGCAAATACTTTTTTTAGCGTTAAGCCTGTCGCTTATCGCTGCATCTTGTAATTGGGGGAGGCACAATACTATCTCCATACACGATGGTCAAAATTCAATTCGGGTTGAGTATACGGGCCGAATAGGTTTTGCCGAAGACAACAAAGCGGTGGTCGATATGTCGCCTAATGGTTATTTAAAATTCAGGAAGAATGACGAGGAATTAAATGTTGAACGTAATAAGGCCGGTCAAATAATGTACGAGGTGAATGATGAAAGAGCAAACCCTGTGTTAAA belongs to Mucilaginibacter boryungensis and includes:
- the rsmI gene encoding 16S rRNA (cytidine(1402)-2'-O)-methyltransferase, with the translated sequence MNPTGKLYLVPTPIGNLEDMTYRAVRILKEADLILAEDTRTSAPMLKHFGVIGRVFAHHQHNEHQSSSEIVKFLLEGKNIALISDAGTPAISDPGFFLVREALKHGIAIECLPGATAFVPALVNSGFPTDRFCFEGFLPLKKGRQTRYKALAAEDRTIILYESPHRLMKTLEEMITYFGAGRQLSVSRELTKMFEETVRGTVAEVKAYYETHPAKGEFVICVEGVSAKPSKEKKYRDEEE
- the serS gene encoding serine--tRNA ligase; the encoded protein is MLQVSYIRDNREQVLERLAVKNFKQPGLVDEIIKLDEQRRSLQISSEDLQSKANASAKQIGELMRTGKKEEAEALKGQTGAWKEDIKKFTEELAAVDEALQQKIVLLPNLPHSSVPKGLTPEENEVVLENGDKPQLPANALPHWELAAKYNLIDFELGVKITGAGFPVYKGKGAKLQRALISFFLDEAEKAGYAEVMLPLLVNEASGFGTGQLPDKEGQMYFVGLDNLYLIPTAEVPITNLYRDVILKADELPVKNCGYTPCFRREAGSYGAHVRGLNRLHQFDKVEIVQVVQPETSYDVLERMSKHVQSLLQKLGLPYRVLRLCGGDMGFASALTYDMETWSAAQQRWLEVSSVSNFETFQSNRLKLRYRNAEGKTQLAHTLNGSALALPRIVATLLENNQTENGIKIPEVLVPYTRFEMID